One Sediminibacillus dalangtanensis genomic region harbors:
- a CDS encoding pilus assembly PilX N-terminal domain-containing protein, whose amino-acid sequence MMPEKRVNWKSSKWNNQAGSALVFTLIVLVILSVLGLSLLGVIVHHTKLSSSERSDQSAYYIAEAGAALKYAEIETAIERYYQEEDGSEAEIKELIQTERTYSDFEEAFGKQPEAVVHIEANAPDDGQTIRYKLVSTGTIGKRSRTVERPFTVNWLPRDNGGVDLPAGTAVYTNTTIDLSGGATIKGNMKTNSDQEHSIRFDGGATLKGGSIYVPFGSEDRALDAPDWMLDDLPKPIGQDKGKMELPEFPVFPDYPQAEDRNLQGGETGVIQDGRLKISGGGNYSLSLERSTFFKEIKISSNNNLTIDLHGNNLSIVVDHLNLENGHIELKNPGILTFYVRDKITFGSGSTLNGSGETDTVALYYKGLEKLKLAGSQVIRGSLFAERADIELTGGGGFTGHIFTGGSNVKVDGGARSAYLIYAPHADFHFTGGGQLKGMVVSDSLTGDGGGGIEYEEFNLDALPFVSGGSPADVEEIITKEPIRETDEQEE is encoded by the coding sequence ATGATGCCGGAAAAAAGGGTGAACTGGAAAAGTAGTAAATGGAACAATCAGGCCGGGTCTGCTCTCGTCTTTACGTTGATCGTACTCGTGATTCTTTCGGTTCTCGGTTTGAGCTTGCTCGGAGTGATTGTCCATCACACAAAGTTGAGTTCAAGTGAACGGAGCGATCAGTCTGCCTACTATATTGCCGAGGCAGGTGCAGCCTTGAAATACGCGGAAATCGAAACAGCAATCGAACGTTATTACCAGGAGGAGGATGGTTCGGAAGCGGAGATCAAGGAACTGATTCAAACGGAACGGACATACAGCGACTTTGAAGAGGCGTTTGGAAAGCAGCCTGAAGCCGTTGTACATATTGAGGCAAACGCACCGGATGATGGACAAACCATTCGGTATAAGCTTGTTTCCACTGGGACCATCGGCAAGCGTTCCAGAACAGTGGAACGGCCATTCACCGTCAACTGGCTTCCCAGAGACAACGGTGGCGTCGATTTACCTGCCGGCACTGCGGTATATACCAATACGACGATCGATTTATCGGGTGGTGCGACAATCAAGGGGAATATGAAAACAAATTCAGATCAGGAGCATTCCATACGCTTTGATGGAGGAGCGACACTGAAAGGTGGAAGCATTTATGTACCGTTTGGATCAGAGGATCGTGCGCTTGATGCCCCCGATTGGATGCTGGATGATTTACCAAAACCCATAGGACAAGACAAGGGTAAGATGGAATTGCCGGAGTTTCCAGTGTTTCCCGATTATCCGCAAGCGGAAGACCGTAATTTGCAGGGGGGCGAAACAGGAGTCATCCAGGATGGGAGGCTGAAGATTAGTGGTGGAGGCAATTATTCCTTGTCCCTTGAACGAAGCACTTTTTTCAAAGAAATCAAAATCAGCAGCAACAATAACCTGACCATCGATCTACATGGCAACAATCTGTCCATCGTGGTGGATCATTTGAATTTAGAAAATGGTCATATCGAACTGAAGAATCCGGGTATACTGACGTTTTATGTCCGTGACAAAATCACATTTGGTTCGGGAAGCACGCTGAATGGGTCTGGAGAAACTGACACTGTCGCCCTTTACTATAAAGGATTGGAGAAACTGAAGCTCGCAGGATCTCAAGTGATAAGAGGATCCCTGTTTGCGGAGCGGGCTGACATCGAATTAACGGGAGGTGGCGGATTCACCGGACACATTTTCACAGGAGGATCAAACGTGAAGGTCGATGGCGGTGCAAGAAGTGCCTATCTTATATACGCTCCACATGCAGATTTCCACTTCACGGGGGGTGGGCAACTGAAGGGGATGGTTGTTTCTGACTCACTGACCGGAGATGGCGGAGGCGGGATTGAGTACGAGGAATTCAATCTCGATGCGCTTCCTTTTGTTTCGGGTGGAAGTCCTGCCGATGTCGAAGAAATCATCACCAAGGAACCAATCAGGGAAACAGACGAACAGGAGGAATAA
- a CDS encoding prepilin-type N-terminal cleavage/methylation domain-containing protein — MTNDKGFTLVELLAVLALLGLIIILAGSVTWFGQNQYTSQLEETKQQAEVRLALKQITKDVRQADSLTVTNNQLKLDEVVYRLNAGHLLRNGRMVAEGISDFQVEPTEQGAGVTLQIKGASDSHQLSEVSTVLYIRE; from the coding sequence ATGACCAATGACAAAGGTTTTACACTGGTAGAGCTACTGGCTGTTCTGGCACTGCTTGGTTTGATTATTATCCTTGCAGGCTCTGTTACCTGGTTTGGGCAAAATCAATATACCAGCCAGTTAGAAGAGACAAAACAGCAAGCAGAAGTCAGGCTGGCTCTGAAGCAAATCACCAAGGATGTGCGCCAAGCCGATTCCTTAACCGTGACAAACAACCAATTGAAGCTTGATGAGGTCGTGTACCGGTTAAATGCTGGCCATCTGTTACGCAACGGGCGAATGGTTGCCGAAGGGATTTCAGATTTCCAAGTCGAACCGACAGAACAAGGCGCTGGTGTGACACTGCAAATAAAGGGTGCAAGTGACTCTCACCAGCTGTCTGAAGTATCCACGGTTTTATATATCAGGGAGTAG
- a CDS encoding bifunctional folylpolyglutamate synthase/dihydrofolate synthase, which produces MKKYGGFTMFSNYQEVNMFLEGRKQLGVKPGLDRVYFLLERLGNPERTIRAIHVAGTNGKGSTSTYIKEILGSGGWKVGTYTTPHITGLKGEIEIDGKQMTDTQSVRLVNRMLPAIQALDDIGNPPTAFEIKTVAAFCFLDENAEISVIETGMGGLEDATNCFIPILSIITNVGLDHQRMLGETIAAIASHKAGIIKQHVPLVLGDVTEEAASVILKKAKGLRSPVYQIFKDFTVTNVTAEHPEYTEFTFECNGLSQEAVISMAGRHQVKNAALALMAVKLLEDCFPMEWKRVLQGLQRAAITGRFEKVHDHPAVIIDAAHNPEGLAAFLQTVEYFYSDKKKRLLFAAFKDKPLQKMLSQLGNDFQSVHFTSFPHERAASAEVLQTHYPGKNSKIEKWENVIRNHLGSTGESILFITGSLYFIELVRKFFVKR; this is translated from the coding sequence ATGAAAAAATATGGGGGTTTTACCATGTTCAGCAATTATCAGGAAGTAAACATGTTTTTGGAGGGGAGAAAACAACTTGGCGTAAAACCTGGTCTTGACCGTGTCTACTTTCTACTGGAAAGGCTGGGCAATCCGGAACGAACGATCCGTGCGATTCATGTTGCAGGGACGAATGGCAAGGGTTCAACTTCTACTTACATAAAGGAAATACTTGGAAGTGGCGGCTGGAAGGTTGGTACTTACACAACACCACACATCACGGGACTAAAAGGGGAAATTGAAATTGATGGAAAACAGATGACAGACACCCAGTCCGTCCGATTGGTCAATCGTATGTTACCTGCCATTCAAGCATTGGATGACATCGGAAATCCCCCTACTGCATTTGAAATCAAAACCGTAGCTGCTTTTTGCTTTCTGGATGAAAATGCAGAAATTAGTGTAATCGAAACGGGAATGGGAGGCTTAGAGGATGCCACCAATTGTTTTATTCCAATCCTTTCCATCATCACCAATGTTGGTTTGGATCATCAGCGGATGCTTGGGGAAACCATTGCTGCCATTGCCAGTCATAAGGCGGGCATCATCAAGCAGCATGTACCGCTTGTGCTGGGAGATGTTACCGAGGAGGCAGCCTCAGTTATTTTAAAAAAAGCAAAAGGTCTTCGCTCTCCTGTTTACCAAATCTTCAAGGATTTTACCGTGACGAATGTAACAGCGGAACATCCGGAATACACGGAATTCACATTTGAATGCAACGGTTTGTCACAGGAAGCGGTCATTTCGATGGCAGGCAGACATCAAGTGAAAAATGCAGCGCTGGCTCTTATGGCTGTAAAGCTTTTAGAAGACTGCTTTCCAATGGAGTGGAAGAGAGTGTTGCAGGGATTGCAACGTGCTGCTATTACGGGACGTTTTGAAAAAGTTCATGACCACCCGGCCGTCATTATCGATGCGGCTCATAATCCTGAGGGACTGGCAGCTTTTTTACAGACTGTGGAATACTTTTATTCTGACAAAAAGAAGCGATTACTATTTGCAGCGTTTAAAGACAAGCCTCTTCAAAAGATGCTTTCACAGCTGGGAAATGACTTTCAAAGTGTACATTTTACTAGCTTTCCGCACGAGCGGGCAGCATCCGCAGAAGTCTTGCAGACACATTATCCAGGGAAAAATAGCAAAATAGAAAAATGGGAAAATGTTATCCGCAATCACTTGGGATCAACAGGAGAATCCATTTTATTTATCACAGGATCCTTATATTTCATAGAATTAGTCAGAAAATTCTTTGTTAAACGTTGA
- a CDS encoding ATP-grasp domain-containing protein produces the protein MQVTGWLIYKREDAAVNKAYIDWFIRECEKQDIKLLLVFREELTIGVVAGKLTVKTADNIKLPDFCVVRTIEPLLNKQFEMLGIPVFNSSEVSYLCNNKAVTHQRLTALGVPMVDTIFLQKNLLSEYLPVPVPFVVKEATGKGGQQVYKVHNLDDWLSVRQKIESADVIIQECAVQPGKDLRVFVVGKEIVGAILRSNENDFRANYKLGGTAEWYELSQEEIRLIRMIVDHFPFSLVGIDFLFSNAGTLLFNEIEDVVGSRTLSKVSEINLLEKYVKLIRHQINKEEA, from the coding sequence ATGCAAGTAACCGGCTGGCTGATTTATAAACGGGAAGATGCTGCTGTCAACAAAGCTTATATCGATTGGTTCATCCGAGAATGTGAAAAACAGGACATCAAGCTTCTCCTCGTCTTTCGGGAAGAGCTGACGATCGGTGTAGTTGCGGGGAAATTGACCGTTAAAACAGCTGATAACATAAAATTGCCCGATTTTTGTGTCGTCCGCACCATCGAACCATTACTAAATAAACAGTTCGAAATGCTCGGAATACCAGTATTTAATTCCTCAGAAGTTTCTTACCTGTGCAACAACAAAGCAGTTACCCATCAAAGATTGACAGCATTGGGCGTTCCGATGGTCGATACCATCTTTTTGCAAAAAAATCTGCTAAGTGAATACTTGCCTGTTCCGGTACCATTCGTCGTGAAAGAAGCCACAGGAAAAGGCGGGCAACAGGTCTACAAAGTACACAATCTCGATGACTGGCTGTCTGTCAGACAAAAAATCGAGTCTGCAGATGTCATTATACAGGAATGTGCCGTGCAGCCCGGAAAGGATTTACGCGTGTTTGTCGTCGGGAAGGAAATTGTCGGAGCCATCCTTCGCAGTAATGAAAATGATTTTCGGGCCAATTATAAACTTGGCGGAACCGCTGAGTGGTATGAATTGTCTCAAGAAGAAATCCGTTTGATCCGTATGATTGTCGATCATTTTCCTTTTTCCCTGGTCGGAATCGACTTTTTATTTTCTAATGCTGGTACCTTGTTATTCAATGAAATAGAAGATGTTGTGGGCAGCAGAACGTTAAGTAAAGTTAGTGAAATCAATCTTTTAGAAAAATACGTGAAGTTGATCCGACACCAAATTAACAAGGAGGAAGCTTGA
- a CDS encoding ATP-grasp domain-containing protein, protein MVKYGWVVYNGHLPGNKFRDFAEWIQAAAKEKNIRLELIKNNELLALHQQTGGTIFPEYNKRPDFVVFGDKDIHLAKQLELLDIPVFNSAQAITLCDDKIATYQALSAHHLPIPKTIAGPKIFPNPSALETASFIEAGKMLGYPLVIKEAFGSFGEQVYLVETEQGLIDKIAELRERPFVLQEFISSSYGTDVRLNVVGGKVVAAMKRTSSNDFRANVSAGGSMEVYQPTKKEIELAVAASRAVGTDFAGVDLLFGPEETPLVCEVNSNAHIRNIFDCTHVNVATYIIDYIVEKLQEG, encoded by the coding sequence ATGGTAAAATATGGATGGGTTGTTTATAATGGACACCTGCCAGGTAATAAATTCAGAGATTTCGCAGAATGGATACAGGCAGCAGCTAAAGAAAAGAATATACGGCTTGAGTTAATCAAAAACAATGAATTACTCGCTCTACATCAACAGACAGGCGGAACTATTTTTCCGGAATATAACAAACGGCCTGATTTTGTCGTGTTTGGCGATAAAGATATACATTTGGCCAAGCAACTGGAACTACTGGACATTCCCGTATTCAACAGCGCACAGGCAATCACCCTGTGTGATGACAAAATAGCTACCTATCAAGCCCTGTCAGCCCATCATCTGCCTATTCCGAAAACCATTGCAGGACCAAAAATTTTCCCCAATCCCAGTGCTTTGGAAACCGCAAGTTTTATTGAAGCCGGAAAAATGCTTGGTTATCCACTTGTTATTAAAGAAGCATTCGGATCATTTGGCGAGCAGGTTTATCTGGTAGAGACAGAACAAGGATTGATAGACAAAATAGCAGAACTCCGAGAACGACCGTTTGTTTTACAGGAATTTATTTCTTCCAGTTATGGGACCGATGTGCGGCTGAATGTGGTCGGGGGTAAAGTGGTCGCTGCAATGAAGCGCACTTCTTCTAATGACTTTCGGGCGAATGTAAGTGCAGGCGGCTCCATGGAAGTGTATCAACCAACTAAAAAAGAAATAGAATTGGCGGTAGCCGCTTCCCGTGCCGTTGGTACAGACTTTGCCGGTGTTGATCTTCTGTTTGGACCGGAAGAAACTCCGCTGGTCTGTGAAGTGAATTCCAATGCCCATATCCGCAATATATTCGATTGTACTCATGTTAACGTAGCGACATATATCATTGATTATATCGTGGAAAAACTTCAGGAGGGATAA
- a CDS encoding type IV pilus modification PilV family protein, with protein MKIREWLTKNENGLTLIEVVVSIAILSILITTFFAFFAQAAKTNKNAGSIVTATYVAERYMEEIYHISVSCTGYTECKNKLADQYGGGAGGGKYTDVSDGYEVKIELKPLLENSSLGNITVKVYQSGSSKLEAQMETTINWKEQQGENDQ; from the coding sequence ATGAAAATAAGGGAGTGGCTTACGAAGAATGAAAACGGACTGACACTTATTGAAGTGGTTGTGTCCATTGCGATATTATCCATCCTCATTACCACTTTTTTCGCTTTTTTTGCTCAGGCTGCCAAGACCAATAAAAATGCCGGATCAATTGTTACAGCTACCTACGTGGCCGAAAGGTACATGGAAGAAATTTATCACATAAGTGTCAGTTGTACAGGTTACACAGAATGCAAAAATAAACTGGCCGACCAGTATGGAGGTGGAGCAGGCGGTGGGAAGTACACGGATGTGTCGGATGGTTATGAGGTGAAAATAGAGTTAAAACCATTACTTGAGAACAGTAGTCTTGGCAATATAACGGTGAAAGTCTATCAATCTGGTTCTTCCAAACTGGAAGCTCAAATGGAAACGACAATCAATTGGAAGGAGCAGCAAGGTGAAAATGACCAATGA
- a CDS encoding valine--tRNA ligase: MDENKQEHSLPPKYDPQAVERDRYRFWVEGKYFEADGDQKKEPFTIVIPPPNVTGKLHIGHAWDTTLQDLITRMKRMQGYDVLWLPGMDHAGIATQAKIEAKLKEEGQNRYELGREKFLEKSWEWKEQYADFIRRQWAKLGLGLDYSRERFTLDEGLSEAVKEVFVTLYNKGLIYRGEYIINWDPTTKTALSDIEVIHEEIQGHFYHMKYPLKDGSGHIEIATTRPETMLGDSAVAVHPKDERYQHLIGKKVVLPIVGREIEIVADDYVDMEFGSGAVKITPAHDPNDFEIGNRHNLERILVMNEDGTMNENAGSYQGMDRFECREQLIKDLQDQGVLFKIEEHMHSVGHSERSGAVVEPYLSTQWFVKMQPLAEAAVELQSDEEEKVNFVPERFERTYLNWMENIRDWCISRQLWWGHRIPAWYHKETGEVYVGKQAPEDSENWEQDEDVLDTWFSSALWPFSTMNWPDTEAEDFKRYFPTDALVTGYDIIFFWVSRMIFQSKQFTGKRPFKDVLIHGLVRAADGRKMSKSLGNGVDPMDVIDKYGADSLRYFLLTGTTPGQDLRFQWEKVESTWNFANKIWNASRFALMNMGDLRYDQIDLTGEKSVADEWILTRLNQTIEQVTKNADKYEFGEAGRQLYNFIWDELCDWYIEMAKLPLYGEDEQAKHTTRSVLAYVLDQTMRMLHPFMPFITEEIWQHLPHEGESITRAAWPVVRRELHNEEAAQEMQQLVAIIRSVRNIRAEVDTPMSKQVQLLIQTENQPIAENLEKNRHYLERFCNTSKLEIADNIDAPEKAMSAVVTGAELFLPLEGLIDIDKEIERLKKDLEKWNKEVERVEKKLSNQGFVSKAPASVVEEEKQKQADYLEKRAKVQARLDELQS, from the coding sequence ATGGACGAAAATAAACAAGAGCATTCTCTGCCGCCCAAATATGACCCACAAGCAGTCGAACGTGACCGTTATCGATTTTGGGTTGAAGGGAAGTATTTCGAAGCAGATGGTGATCAGAAGAAAGAACCTTTCACGATTGTCATTCCACCGCCGAATGTTACAGGAAAGCTGCATATCGGCCATGCCTGGGATACAACTTTACAAGATTTGATTACTAGGATGAAGCGAATGCAGGGGTATGATGTACTCTGGTTGCCTGGAATGGATCATGCGGGCATCGCCACCCAGGCCAAAATCGAGGCAAAGCTCAAGGAAGAAGGGCAAAACCGTTACGAGTTAGGACGCGAAAAATTCCTTGAAAAATCATGGGAGTGGAAAGAACAATATGCAGACTTCATCCGCCGCCAATGGGCCAAGCTAGGCTTGGGACTGGATTATTCACGTGAACGCTTTACACTCGATGAAGGTTTGTCAGAAGCCGTTAAAGAAGTGTTTGTTACGTTATATAACAAAGGATTAATTTATCGCGGAGAGTATATTATCAATTGGGATCCGACAACTAAAACAGCGCTCTCCGATATCGAAGTAATACATGAAGAAATCCAGGGGCATTTTTATCACATGAAGTATCCGTTGAAGGATGGCAGCGGGCATATCGAGATAGCGACTACCCGGCCCGAAACCATGCTCGGCGACAGTGCGGTTGCTGTCCATCCGAAAGATGAACGGTACCAGCACTTGATCGGCAAAAAGGTAGTCCTGCCTATAGTTGGCCGTGAAATTGAAATAGTTGCCGATGATTATGTCGATATGGAGTTTGGTTCCGGAGCAGTAAAAATCACACCTGCCCACGACCCGAATGATTTTGAAATCGGGAATCGCCATAATCTGGAGCGAATCTTGGTGATGAATGAAGATGGAACGATGAATGAAAATGCAGGAAGCTACCAGGGCATGGATCGATTTGAATGCAGGGAGCAACTGATCAAAGATCTCCAGGACCAGGGTGTATTGTTTAAAATAGAGGAACATATGCACTCAGTCGGTCATTCGGAGCGCAGCGGGGCTGTAGTCGAGCCTTATTTGTCGACCCAATGGTTTGTCAAAATGCAGCCATTGGCTGAAGCTGCTGTCGAATTGCAGTCCGATGAAGAAGAAAAAGTAAATTTCGTTCCAGAACGGTTTGAACGCACCTATTTAAACTGGATGGAAAACATAAGAGATTGGTGTATTTCTCGTCAGCTATGGTGGGGACATCGTATACCTGCCTGGTATCACAAGGAAACCGGAGAAGTTTATGTAGGAAAACAGGCACCGGAGGACAGCGAAAACTGGGAACAGGATGAAGACGTACTTGATACATGGTTTTCATCCGCACTGTGGCCTTTCTCGACAATGAATTGGCCAGATACAGAGGCGGAAGATTTCAAACGTTACTTCCCGACGGACGCGCTTGTGACTGGCTATGATATTATCTTCTTCTGGGTTTCAAGAATGATTTTTCAATCAAAGCAATTTACCGGTAAACGACCGTTTAAAGACGTATTGATCCATGGTCTTGTTCGTGCGGCTGACGGTAGAAAAATGAGTAAATCACTTGGAAATGGTGTCGATCCGATGGATGTGATCGATAAATATGGTGCAGACTCCCTTCGCTATTTCTTGTTGACTGGTACAACTCCTGGCCAGGATTTACGGTTCCAATGGGAAAAAGTAGAGTCTACTTGGAATTTTGCCAACAAGATTTGGAATGCTTCCCGGTTTGCTTTGATGAACATGGGGGACTTACGTTATGATCAAATCGACTTGACCGGAGAGAAGTCGGTTGCTGATGAATGGATTCTCACCCGTTTGAATCAAACCATCGAACAAGTAACCAAAAACGCGGATAAATATGAATTTGGTGAGGCTGGACGCCAGCTATATAATTTTATCTGGGATGAGTTATGTGACTGGTATATTGAAATGGCGAAGCTGCCACTGTATGGAGAAGATGAACAAGCGAAACATACGACAAGATCGGTCCTTGCATATGTACTTGATCAAACAATGAGAATGCTGCATCCGTTTATGCCGTTTATTACCGAGGAAATATGGCAACACTTGCCTCATGAAGGAGAATCGATTACGAGAGCTGCCTGGCCGGTTGTTAGAAGGGAACTTCATAATGAAGAAGCTGCCCAGGAAATGCAACAGCTGGTTGCCATCATCCGCTCTGTAAGAAATATACGGGCTGAGGTCGATACACCGATGTCGAAACAAGTACAATTGCTTATTCAAACGGAAAACCAGCCTATAGCTGAAAACCTGGAGAAAAACCGTCATTATTTAGAACGCTTCTGTAATACGAGCAAATTGGAAATTGCGGACAACATCGATGCACCTGAAAAAGCAATGTCCGCTGTAGTAACAGGAGCAGAATTATTCCTCCCGCTTGAAGGTTTGATCGATATCGACAAAGAAATCGAGCGACTAAAAAAAGATCTCGAGAAATGGAATAAAGAAGTAGAGCGAGTTGAAAAGAAACTTTCGAATCAAGGTTTTGTCAGCAAGGCGCCAGCAAGTGTAGTTGAGGAAGAAAAACAAAAACAGGCAGATTATTTGGAGAAGCGTGCAAAGGTGCAGGCTAGACTTGATGAACTGCAATCTTGA
- a CDS encoding GNAT family N-acetyltransferase translates to MIRIRKAATSDAEAIAKVSVDSWISTYRGIVPEKILKKITYQQRTVAFKKRLDDPQHYMFVAETTDGQIVGFVNGGPERSGDYPYEGEIYSLYILDEYHHLQIGRKLVRVMTEQLLTDGYDSLLVWVLEENPAKGFYEHLGAEPVDRKYLAELEAFETALGWTAVDRLL, encoded by the coding sequence ATGATTCGTATTCGAAAAGCAGCAACAAGCGATGCCGAAGCAATCGCCAAAGTCAGTGTCGATTCTTGGATATCCACTTATCGTGGTATTGTACCAGAGAAGATATTGAAAAAAATAACCTACCAGCAGCGCACAGTTGCCTTCAAAAAGCGGCTTGACGATCCGCAACATTATATGTTCGTGGCCGAGACGACAGACGGGCAAATAGTAGGCTTTGTTAATGGAGGGCCGGAAAGAAGCGGTGATTATCCCTATGAGGGGGAAATTTACAGCCTATACATACTCGATGAATATCATCACCTCCAAATTGGTAGAAAGCTTGTCCGTGTGATGACCGAACAGTTACTGACTGATGGATATGACTCCTTGCTGGTGTGGGTTCTGGAAGAGAATCCAGCCAAGGGCTTTTACGAGCATTTAGGGGCAGAACCTGTCGATCGTAAATACCTCGCGGAACTGGAAGCCTTTGAAACAGCATTAGGCTGGACAGCGGTTGACCGGCTTTTGTAA
- a CDS encoding sensor domain-containing diguanylate cyclase produces MVSKNKKIFLLVTWLILWPSLTWLSYQQWNPDIPVNWYDLVLFGLLMCSVALFPIIINQTPIFFVNGLSLAVFLYYGLFIEVILTQFSILCLLAGIRLKRAEWFRIPMNLFMFLIISIVSALVYWLLGGSNGEGVLEDPQNALPIIGYVLTAFFTNQFSLRLIKRFVYGIKAPFFDRGLIWEAYTLILVIPIGLILHLLFVQNGTTAILFIGFPLLSISYILRMFHSSQKINYHLQKTSEIGHRLTAQMEVNEVIDLFNEQIHELLPVDYTMVYEVEDSSSMRLVRFIDKERRMDFPEYDRLYRKEAVSGRVWASKQGVHYHRRSQWAGMVAKHLEMPGESLMSVPLERDNKVVGVITLISKQKRAFEKSQFMMLSILTNYLAVSLQNAKNYEETKMRSERDALTRLYNFRYFEDYLHMYFANQRPESITEPSSLILLDLDHFKAFNDTYGHQSGNEILRELASRLTRIVGQKGITARYGGEEFIVFLPKANKSAALFLAEVIRKSISEDPFYLSDHIMDGEETIKVSLTASIGIASYPDECEEPMELIRHADRAMYVGAKQKGRNRVAVYEK; encoded by the coding sequence ATGGTAAGCAAAAATAAAAAAATTTTTCTCTTGGTTACATGGCTCATTCTTTGGCCATCACTTACCTGGTTGAGTTATCAGCAATGGAACCCTGATATCCCGGTCAACTGGTATGACTTAGTATTATTCGGTTTGCTGATGTGCAGTGTCGCCCTGTTTCCGATTATCATCAATCAAACGCCTATCTTTTTCGTCAATGGGCTTAGTTTGGCTGTGTTTTTATACTACGGTCTTTTCATCGAAGTCATTCTAACGCAGTTTTCCATCCTTTGTCTTTTGGCCGGTATCCGGTTGAAACGAGCCGAATGGTTTCGTATTCCTATGAATCTATTCATGTTTTTAATCATTTCGATTGTATCTGCTTTGGTCTACTGGTTGTTGGGCGGAAGCAATGGAGAGGGTGTGTTGGAAGATCCGCAAAACGCCCTGCCAATTATCGGGTATGTTTTAACCGCTTTTTTCACCAATCAGTTCTCTCTACGTCTGATCAAGCGATTTGTTTACGGCATAAAGGCTCCTTTTTTTGACAGGGGGCTTATTTGGGAGGCATATACACTGATTTTGGTCATTCCGATCGGACTGATCCTACATTTGCTGTTTGTACAAAACGGGACGACCGCAATACTGTTTATCGGATTCCCGTTATTAAGTATTAGCTATATTTTACGTATGTTTCATTCCAGCCAGAAGATAAACTATCATTTGCAAAAAACGAGCGAAATCGGTCACCGGCTGACAGCGCAAATGGAAGTGAATGAAGTCATCGATCTTTTCAACGAGCAAATTCATGAGCTACTGCCTGTAGACTATACGATGGTCTATGAGGTGGAAGATAGTTCGAGCATGCGCCTTGTCCGCTTTATCGACAAGGAAAGACGCATGGATTTCCCTGAATATGATCGTCTCTATCGAAAGGAAGCAGTAAGCGGCCGTGTTTGGGCCAGTAAACAAGGTGTGCATTATCACCGGAGAAGTCAGTGGGCAGGTATGGTTGCCAAACATTTAGAAATGCCGGGGGAAAGCTTGATGTCTGTACCTCTGGAAAGGGATAATAAGGTTGTCGGCGTCATTACACTGATTTCCAAACAAAAACGGGCATTTGAAAAATCTCAGTTTATGATGCTTTCGATCCTGACAAATTACTTGGCTGTATCGCTGCAAAATGCGAAAAATTACGAAGAGACAAAAATGAGAAGTGAGCGGGACGCTCTTACCCGTTTGTACAACTTCCGTTATTTTGAGGACTATTTGCATATGTACTTTGCCAATCAGCGGCCGGAAAGTATCACAGAGCCGTCCTCTTTGATTTTGCTGGATCTCGATCATTTCAAAGCATTCAACGATACATACGGCCATCAAAGCGGAAATGAAATATTGCGGGAACTTGCTTCCAGACTTACAAGGATAGTCGGCCAGAAAGGAATCACTGCCCGGTACGGTGGAGAGGAATTTATTGTTTTTCTTCCAAAAGCCAATAAGTCGGCAGCATTGTTCCTGGCAGAAGTCATTCGTAAGTCGATATCGGAAGATCCTTTTTACCTTTCTGATCACATAATGGATGGGGAAGAAACGATCAAAGTATCCCTGACTGCAAGTATCGGTATTGCTTCTTATCCTGATGAATGTGAAGAACCGATGGAACTCATCCGCCATGCAGACAGGGCAATGTACGTAGGGGCAAAACAGAAGGGCCGAAACCGGGTGGCTGTTTACGAGAAATAG